Part of the Gadus macrocephalus chromosome 22, ASM3116895v1 genome, AAGTGATTATTGCAGAGTGACGGTAATGGATTCAAACAGCGCTTATATTGCTGGAGTGCGCTGGTATTAACCATTAGAATGCGTTGTAATCATAACTTGTTTTCATAAGCCTGTAAATCCAGCCTCATAACTGAAGTGAGTAATTTATGGGTTGAACAAGCTGTAaacgatttgtgtgtgtgtgggtgtgtgtgtgggtgatattgtgtgtttgtgtgtttgctttccCAATACATTGGGCGTCATATGTTAGAAACCTTtatagacggacagacggatagGAACAGACGGACTGACAAATTGGGCACCTGGAACACAGACGGACTGTGCACGTGcaggcacacacgtgcacgctcaGTACAGCTGTTGCTTGCAGTTTACAGTGAACAGCATGTCCTTAAGAGAAGTTATGTTAATTAAATGCCATGATCAAAACCCTCTGAATTCCATATAAAATATACCCGCTTTATTTCGTGCATTATTCATAAAAGTGTCATTCAATGAACTCTTAGGGATGATTTGACCAGAGCACAACGAAGGCTTTGTCAGAGTGGACATGTTGCGTTAGTACAAAGGTTGGCTGAtaagtatttattttacaaactttgttttgcaaactatttccattttctttagggggggggggggctgtcattGTAATTACATTATATCGACCGGCCACGGGCCGCGCCACTGCACAGCAGCACAGTTAGGCCTCCCCAGCCTCTCTCTTTAATTGGAGCACTCCTAGTAAAACACATAAAAAGTAAGTCAAAACACGCATGCTgaatagaaaaaaagaaatacaatgcTTGTCTTGATCTGTATCACGAACGCTGTAATTACAGCCGATTCCCTCGCTCTCTGCCGTCTTTAAAGCAGGCTCTCACCCCCTTCGCTTGTTACCATTTGGCTCAAGGTCCAGGACTTTATGCGTGGACATGAACAGTGCAGTTTTGTCTGGAAGATTTAAACAAGATGATCTAATAaacttctggtgtgtgtgtgtgtgtgtgggtgcgtgtgcgtgtgcgagacAGGCGTAGTCAAGGAGTTTCATTTCATTTAAAACAGCAGCCTTTAATGGGCGTATGTCACGTAATGGACACAGACATgcgctttcacacacacacacacgcacacaaacacacacacacacacacacacacacacgtgcacaagcaCAGATTACGCATACATTGAGTCAGAAATAGTAAATCCAGTGGGCTTAAGTCGTCATTACGAAGAAAAAGTGAAAGTGCAAAAAATCGAATGAAAGGGTTCTCTATTCCTCTTTTTTCACTCGCTCTCTCCGTTTTCCCCTCCGCCGCCCACATTCAGGAAAATTCCATGCTGTCATTCGCTAGTGCGAGACACCTTGTGAGCCAATGAGATCGCAGGTATAGAAAAAAGTGAGTAGGaaatgaggggaggggaggagatctAGACAGAGGGTGGGACACGgcaatagagggagggagggagggagggagagaaagagagggagggagggaggaagagggagggagagagaaccagTAGTTTACCAGTAGTTGTAATTGGTTGTTATGAAGGCTGGTCAAACAGATGTCAGACGCGTTTAACTGTATTTTTATCCCTCCTTTTTTTTCTACCCTTTTGTTTCCCTCCATTCCCTGCTTTACACTTTTGTTCTCtatttttatctctctcttcctccctcgctTGACTCGTATTCTTTCAGTTGCTCTTTTTCCCGGTTCCATTCTTCGTTGGCTCCTCTGTCCTAATTTATCATCCCCTTCATCTCTGCTCTTTTAGACCAACTGTAGTTATATTACGTCTAAGAATCCAAACCGAATCCCTCaggaacaaaaaacacaaaagaaaagCAGCGGGTTGAAAAAAAAGCAAAACCCAAATGTCACAATAAAGAAGAAACAGCTCTTTGTACTTAATGTTAAAACTAGCCCAAACCCTGGCATTATCCTCCACAGCACTATATTCCTTATTATAATACTACATTTCAAAGGGTAAACAACTCGTAGATCGGTTTTTAATTAGTATTCCCACTCAAAAACCAACTATGGGACCTGGGTTCAAACGAGGTTACAAAGCGAGCTTGACAAGCCTTGCTCTGATCTAAGCGTGCGGAGTGGCCATTCGGTTGACTTAATTAcaatacacatgcacagacatgcTTTGTTTTGGATGTTTTGGCCGATGGCCGCTGTTGCTATTTCCCCCTCTTTGAGAGCCAAAGTATGATTTGTCAGTAAGATAATGGCGGTTGCACTGATGTTTCGGTCACTGAAAAGCAAGGACACTCAAACACTCTTTAAGTGTTAGATGAAGTGTAATCACTACTTTTAGAGGTTGGATGGTTTCAGAAGCATTGATATCATTTGTTGGAtcttgtgttttctttgtttgtgattaaaaaacatCACATTTAATTTGCTTGTGCTCTTGTCTAACACGACTAGCAGCCATGTTGAAAGGTCATGCACTCGCGTTGTAGCTTTAGAAAGTCGTCCACTTAACAGCGTATAGTTGCACAACTATAATCAGAGGTGTGTCTGTATGAATGTCTGCATTAACTCGACCGCCGTTTCACCCGATCAACCGCACACATGACGGGTGTAGTCTAGTCAAAGCTACAGGTAGCGATACCAGCGGCCAGTTGTCAATTCACCAAAGATGCATTTCTTTGCTGACCCAATTCGTCGGCTGAAGTCGGTTGGAGTACGATCTAAGTCGTCCCCAGCCGCCTACGCGTTTCTCCCCGTGTGTACGCTGACTTCGGAcgtgtcttcctcttcctgtagGTGACGCTGGGCGGAACCCTCATCGGGATCGGACGCAAGACGCCCGATTGCCAGGGCAACACTAAATACTTCCGCTGCAAATTCTGCAACTTCACGTACATGGGCAGCAGCTCCCTggaactcgagcagcatttcaTGACCTCGCACCCAAACAAGGTCAAAACCCCGCCCCCCACACCGCACccgctggccaatcacagcctgGTGAGCCACGAGCTCCACACCAAGGACCGGGGCCTGCTCCTGGACGGCGTGGAGCGCACCGCGGTCAGGGCGGAAGACGATTCGCTGGCCGGGTACTCCATCCCGGTCAGGGGCGTCTCCGATTCGCCGGGCTGGTCGGGGGAGGCGGGCCGGGGCGGCGTCATGGCCTACTATTGGTGCAAGTTCTGTAGCTGGAGCTGCGAGTGGGCCGGGGGTGCCGGGAAGCTCCTGGAGCACTACGAGCAGAGACACAGGACGAGCCCGGGGGGGGCTCTGAGCCCCAGACACTCCAACCACGGGgggctggagagggagagggagaggggagggaggagagacggagacgaGAGAGACCACGGCGCCTTCAAGAGCCGGAAAGACCCGTCGTCCAACGTGAACCAAGGTAACCTACCCACAGGATTTATGTTGACGCATGTATCTCTTCTGCTATCTTTATCACAGCGAATGCCATAGGCTTAGGCCGTGGTAAAGTTTTTGGTTCAAGGCTCAATGTTCACAGTCTACCAGTAGGCAGCCTTGAGCATGACGCCTTACCCATGCCTGCATCTCAGTCCAAAGATGGGTTCTATTGAAGCATCTGCTGATTAAGTATTAAGTATTACTGAATAGTTAAAAACGACTCTTGTTTCATTGTTTCGTCCTTGTTATTTTTATCTTCTAGCAGACCCTGAGTATTATACGCAAGACTTGGTTCTCGAAAAGTATAGCTCACTTTCTTTCTCCCGTCGATGTACAGAAAAAAAGGCTTTCTAACCTCACCAGACCTCTCCAAGCCTTGGAGGAACAAGCCGATCTCCCAGCTCCATCTTTAATTCTACGCTGTACTGCACGCTTATACGGCCTCCTCTTTAGGACAACTCGTGTTCCTTTGCTGACGGCTACATGCACACAGTTCATTGCCCAACTATCTGATGATAACACATGGCCCGTAGTTAGTTCTACAACTCTGGTACAATGCACTCACATGGGGCTACAGTAGGGGTGTAGGACCTCGGCTTAGCGCATAACCCCGTCATCCAAACAAGCACTCCTTGGTTTCTTCCTCAAAGCCGGTTTCCGTTGACAACGGCATGCAATCTGGGGTCACATGACCTCCCTGCTCGTTAAGTTTTGCCGTTGTTCCGTACTTTCTTGAACAACTTTTCCTCTCTGATTTCTTCAGGGAACGACAGACTCCCTTGCTTAACATTCTCCTCTCGTGCAAATTACAGCTAATAATTGGTTCTGATCATGGCTCTGTGCTAAATCCTTTTCTCTTCTAATTTCtttctgattttttttaaataattactCGACAACAAATACAAAAGGACTAACACAGCAGGGAAAAGGCAGCAAATACCAATGACGCCCGGAATTAAAAATGCATTCATCAGAAAGGAAACAATGGACAATTAGCAAACAGAATCAAGCACAAAAAACAACCACCCAAAATGAAACCGCCTTCAAGTCGGATCACAGCAAGACCCTTCTGAAACCCTTCTAActcctcgacccccccccccccctgtattcCAGATCCGTCCGGCAGCGACCCGGAAGCGGTGGTGACCAGCTACAACTGCCAGCTGTGTGACTTCCGCTACTCCATGGCCCACAGCGCCGAGGTGATCGTGGTGGCGCCCCTGCTGCTACACTACCAGCACAGCCACAGCATCCACCGCTGCTGCATCCAGCACTGTCTCTACTGCCCCCAGGGCCTCTGCCAGCCCCACAAACACCTGGGAGAGGTGAGGGCAGCGCCGCTAACCAccaacccaccccccctcccccgtccccccccccccgcccaccgcaGGCCTCTGCGTTGTGTGTCGTGTGTTGTTGTCTTGGTTTTTGTCTTTGACCCCGCCCACATTCGGTCCACCTTTGTCGTTACTCGTTGCTCATTGCTAGTCTcgttcgctctcgctctcgctctcgctttcgctttctctttctctcgctcgcgctcgcTCTCTATCTTGCCCTTgctttctcgctctcgctctgtcattctcgctctctctatctgtcgctctctcttgatctcgctccctcattctccctctctgaatctctcgctctctctatctctcgctctctctgaatctctcgctctctcttgatctcgctctctcactctctctaagaGTGTTCCTTTGCCCCTGAGATGTTGTTGTTACTATATTTTTTTGAACAAGTCTCAAGTTAACCCCCCTTCAGGGAGGAAAACTTCTTTGCAAACAGCGAAAAAAAACGGTTTGTGTTTTGTACTGTGGATGTGAAAAAACGGCAGAAAAAGACGTGCTGTAGGCGATGGCATATTCATGTATTAGTAACTTCATGTTGAGCTACAGTGCTGACGACGCTGTGACGACGCATACTAATGTATTGAGAAGTCAATGTTGAGCTTCGGCCCTGACGACACTGTGTCCCCTCCCAAGGTGTCCCACCCCTTCGCCTGCTGCAAGCCCTCCTGCCCCAAGTGTTGCTCCAAGCTGACGGGGGACGGCGCCATGGCGGGGAAACCGGGGATGGTGACGTCGCCcaacgccaccccccccccccccgccggtgTTTCACCCCTCCAACCACCCCCCAGCCCATCCTGAAGTCACGCAAGGTCATTAATGAGATGGGCCATTAGGTTTCCCTCAAAGTACTTTTATCGCGGTGGTTTCGTTTTTTAATTGTAAGTTAGCAGTAGGACACTATCCCACTCTAAGCATTAAAGGGGTCTGGGTTTGATTCCACTCTCTGACAAAACAAGGACACACTAAACAACCAAAAGATAAAATGCTAAACTGCCAAAGCTCGAAGAgttcaaccacaacaacagcgTGGTGGTCTCTCCGTCCCCCAGGCGTCACCCACCTGTGCGACCAGTGTGCCTACGCCACGGCCGACATCGACGTCCTGCTCCAGCACTACGAGGGCTGCCATTCGCTGAGCAGCCTGAAGGGGGCGTCGCCGCCACCGCGGAGGGTCAAGGCCGAGGACGGCGCGACGGCGGGGGAGAGGGACGGCGGCGGCGAGCGGGAGTTCTCCTGCACCAAGTGTCACTTCATcaccgaggtggaggaggagatcttCAGACACTACAGGTGACACACGGGACGCCGTTGGCCACGCCCATTGGTCAGGGCTGCATCAGATCGCAGACACACGGCGCACTGCGAGAGAGGAAGCGcacggttttctttttttagtgTATGTCTAGGCGTGAGTGTGTTTCTCTGCGTGCGTGAgaagtgctgtgtgtgtattagcgtgtgtgtgtgtttgtttgcacgtgtttcagtgtgtgtgtgtgtgtcgtcacacttagtgtgtgtgtgtgtgtgtgtgtgtgtgtgtgtgtgtgtcctctcccatagtgtgtgtgtgtgtgtgtgtcctctcctatagtgtgtgtgtgtgtgtcctctcccatagtgtgtgtgtgtgtgtgtgtgtgtgtgtgtgtgtgtgtgtgtgtgtgtgtgtgtgtgtgctttaccaGTTTAGCCCTGCATGTGGGCGTACTCAAACACGATCCCTGACACAGCAGTGCAACGACATAACAAGGGCTCCTTACTCATTCCCCCTGTGGGTTTTATATTTAGCCCCATCAGACTCAGCGGTGGAAGGCTTTGAATGACAGGGCCCTCCAAAAGAATAAAACGAAGCAAAACCCCTGACCAAAAAAAaggcattttttaaaaaaaaattgctccTCCACTTTTATTCACCGGGAAGCCATTTAGCGACAGTTGCGCTCAACGAGCCAAAGCTAACGAACAGTGGAGCCAATCAATAGGGAAGTCAATCAGTCCTCGGCTGGTGGAACGCAGCGCGCCGCTATCGAAGGAGCCGTGATTCCCCTCCCCGGCGCTCCCCATAATTGGatatctctgtgtgtgcttaGGGATGTCTCACTCCCTGCCTGAGGAGAGAGCCGCGGCAGCACGGCTGCCTGGCTCCTCACAgtgtctcacacacgcacacacacacacacacacacacacatactttttaTGTCTCGTTGTAGTCTGTGGGgcgctggagggagggggatgtttttttttctgttgttgtttttttgatcGAAGGCGAGAGTTGAAGACCTTAGAATATCACCATCGCCCAGTGAAGGATTTTGCAATTTCCTAGTTGCAGGAAGAACAGAGTGTTATTACTAAATGCTTGTGACTGCCGCCCCACGCTGGGAAAGATTTGTGATTCCTCCCCAGACCGCTGTTGTGGTGATTGCTTCTGGCAGTGGTCATTGTtttgctgctatccatttttcACAAAGTGATCTCTAGTATTTGGTGCCTCCCAAACACGCTGAGACATACACGCTGAGACATAAAGATAGCAGTGTTTATCAACAGGCAACTCGggtgcacacaaacgcacgcacatgcatagacacacacacacgccctcacaAACACCCAAATAAAAGCACACAACCTCACATGTGTAAGCATTTGATATATGCTCTCAGGCAAGCAAGCAAACTAGCTTGTTTCAAAAACTACATTGAAACCCTACACACAGTTTATCACAGTTTAGTCTATATCTCTGtccatcttgctctctctgtcatgcacacacacactcacacacacacacacacacacacacacacacacacacacacacacacacacacacacacacacacacacacacacacacacacacacacacacacacacacacacacacatcattgttTGGCCTGATGGAGGAATCATATActgagtaggagagagagggagcaatgaggagagagagtgcgagagagagagcaatgagcaaagagagagagaaatgagaaaagagagagagagcgcactaAGCAGATAGAAAGGGCAatgagcagagggagagagtgcgcgagagagagagcagtgagtagagagagagagagagagagagagagagagagagagagcagtgagtagagagagagagagagagagagagagagagagagagagagagcagtgagtagagagagagagagcagtgagtagagagagagagagagagagagagagagagagagagcagtgagagagagagagagagcagtgagtagagagagagagagagagagagagagagagagagagagagagagcagtgagtagagagagagagagcagtgagtagagagagagagagagagagagagagagagagcagtgagagagagagagagagagagcagtgagtagagagagagagagagaggggcatggCAAGAAACAGAAGTGGAGGAAGAAGAATCGGAGGTCGAACATTGAGATAAAAGTCAGGACTTGGAAAGGAAAGAatggaaagtaaaaaaaacaaaggagcggaagaaggagaaggcaaacagagggagaaaagggggagagaaggagagaaggagtgagagggcgAGAGTCATAGACACACATGGGGgttccggggaggggggggaatggaTTTCATAGTCCCCTCACGTTCCTGACGGAATCTAAGCTCTGAATCGCTGAGCTCAAATCAAATAAGAGCGTAATAAAGCCGCTAAGTTTCACACGGCTGTCGCGACTCAGGGCCACTCTGAAAGGGTTGCGAGTGCGGCTTTTTAGACTCAAGAAAACAGCCCTGATTTAATCACGCAAGCGCTTCCGACTAAAGCGGGGAGATGAATCGAGTCAGAACTGTAAAACGAAAACGAAACGACAAAAACATTCATACCGAAAAAACACATTGATAGGAAAGCGACGACCCATACGCATGTGGCTGTTACTCAGAAACAGATTGACATGAATACCTCTACCCGTATTCTTATGAATGTGTTTCAAAAACACACTCCGCTAGAAGGACCCACACATTGTCTGGTGCCGGACGCTTGACCTTTAGACTGCATGCGCTTTTTTCGTTCTGAATAGCCCACCTGTCCTTAGGAGAAAAAGCAATTCATCacttctcctttctcctctccactttttttccccctcccctcctctcccctcctaccCTCCCCATTTTGAGTGTACGGTTGCCTCATCTCCTgcttctcatctcctctcttctcctcctctcccccccactccctcccccctctcctctctctcctctctctcctctctctcatttgaatttacatttagggcatttagcagacgctttcatccaaagcgacttaccataaatacatttgtcagaagtaagagacacaacaatatattgctgtcggtacagtaagaggATGAAAGGATATTCAtagaacaagtgccaagcacttccAATTACGagattaacccattccccgtatacaactaAGATAGCTAGGATTAGATGCTACACTAagaactatttttaagtgccaggacctaCAACAAACAATATGTGCATAAGAGGGGTGTTTTtaggagagacaggaaggaggagggacggaggggggtaaggagggaggctatgcagagtccaggtgaagtATCAGCAGAGTattcctcccatctcctctactccccgctcctctcctctcctctcctctcctctactccccgctcctctcctctcctctcctctcctctcctctcctctcctctcctctcctctcctctcctctcctctcctctactccccgctcctctcctctcctctcctctcctctcctctcctctcctctcctctcctctcctcccatctcccctcctctcctctcttctcctcacct contains:
- the trps1 gene encoding LOW QUALITY PROTEIN: zinc finger transcription factor Trps1 (The sequence of the model RefSeq protein was modified relative to this genomic sequence to represent the inferred CDS: inserted 3 bases in 2 codons) — its product is MISKEMVRKKNPPIRSVGGEEEEEEEGRRRRPTTAGGRAAAGGGGGGGGGGGGEEEDEGEEEGRVGAEADRIIRPSEPESSGRTRGDRGEGDDEEEEEEEEEEEEVGSECVSSSSVSPSSVGVRDDRYNRRHAGRKGAGGAKQTDRRTDRGQSEPEXRGRPEGPREGGGRGRGGGDLLLPPQPQLSSRETAGGEGGPTAETPPLSASPSPKLQDFKCNVCGYGYYGNDPADLVKHFRKYHLGLHNRTRQDAALDTHILALHNMAPQITLPDLQAGQAQRIQAKDTGKTRHEVYGQQHRAAMMNGTYDVQVTLGGTLIGIGRKTPDCQGNTKYFRCKFCNFTYMGSSSLELEQHFMTSHPNKVKTPPPTPHPLANHSLVSHELHTKDRGLLLDGVERTAVRAEDDSLAGYSIPVRGVSDSPGWSGEAGRGGVMAYYWCKFCSWSCEWAGGAGKLLEHYEQRHRTSPGGALSPRHSNHGGLERERERGGRRDGDERDHGAFKSRKDPSSNVNQDPSGSDPEAVVTSYNCQLCDFRYSMAHSAEVIVVAPLLLHYQHSHSIHRCCIQHCLYCPQGLCQPHKHLGEVSHPFACCKPSCPKCCSKLTGDGAMAGKPGMVTSPNATPPPPAGXFHPSNHPPAHPEVTQGVTHLCDQCAYATADIDVLLQHYEGCHSLSSLKGASPPPRRVKAEDGATAGERDGGGEREFSCTKCHFITEVEEEIFRHYR